The genomic DNA GAAGCTGCTGCGGCCCGGTGATCTGCACGCCCTGTTCGGCGACGGGGAGACCCGGGTGTCGGGCTACTGCCACCACGCCATGGACGTCGCGCACATCGCCACGCCCACCGTGCTGGCCGCCGCCCTCGGGCAGCCGGAGATGGTGACGCCCGACGGGTCGGTCAACATCCTGCGCTGGCGGGCCGCCGGGCCCGCGCTCTACCGCACGCCGTACGGGGGGCTGGACGAGGAGGGCATGGCCGCGGTGGCCGGGTGGGTGGTCGAGGAGCCGCCCTTCGTCGGCCTCGGCCTCGTGCCCAGCCCCGGCCGGGTGATCCGCGAGTACAAGGTCGACGGCGTGCTCCTCACCCACGGCGCCCTGGTCATGGAGCTGACGGTGGAGGGCGTCGAGCGGCGCCGCGCCGTCTACGACGGCGACACGGGACGGTGGTTCCTGATCCAGCACGCCCGGCGCGAGGAGAGCGCGTGATCTGGTCCGGCTATCGGGCCCGCTGGCAGGGAGCGGACTACGAGGCCACGCCGGAGTCCCGCGACGACGGCCTGTGGCTGCGGCTGCGCGGCCCGCTGCCCGCCGAGGGGTTCGAGGAGGTGGCACCGGGCTGTTTCGTCCGGGCGGTCCCGGCCGCCGAGTGCGAGGCCGCGGTGTTCG from Nonomuraea muscovyensis includes the following:
- a CDS encoding SseB family protein is translated as MGGWEPESPFEERLRDVLAAGEVARGLALLRGADFALPITEAAAAGRERPVWATMDGGGRTWVAAFTSVEAMRAITGFATYRVSSLTELAAEWPDPRWGLAVNPGLPIGLPLESGTVARLAVPTMAQELALVPGSEMPVVQKLLRPGDLHALFGDGETRVSGYCHHAMDVAHIATPTVLAAALGQPEMVTPDGSVNILRWRAAGPALYRTPYGGLDEEGMAAVAGWVVEEPPFVGLGLVPSPGRVIREYKVDGVLLTHGALVMELTVEGVERRRAVYDGDTGRWFLIQHARREESA